In Musa acuminata AAA Group cultivar baxijiao chromosome BXJ2-8, Cavendish_Baxijiao_AAA, whole genome shotgun sequence, one genomic interval encodes:
- the LOC103995151 gene encoding long chain acyl-CoA synthetase 6, peroxisomal has product MDSAPQRRLRAIAGHLLASSDRDPNARLIANPTAGEFALAQGYSVVLPEKLQTGKWNVYRSAQSPLKLVSRYPQHPDIGTLHDNFEHAVETFRDYRYLGTRIRVDGTVGEYKWMTYGEAGTSRSAIGSGLVYHGIRTAACVGLYFINRPEWIIVDHACSAYSYISVPLYDTLGPDAVQYIVNHASIEVIFCVPQTLSILLSFLSQIPSVRLIVVVGGIDEKMPSVASRTGVEIVTYSKLLSEGHSNLQPFCPPKPEDVATICYTSGTTGTPKGAVLTHKSLIANSVGTSINIKFYPSDVYISYLPLAHIYERVNQISLVYFGVAVGFYQGDNLKLMDDMATLRPTLFSSVPRLYNRIYAGVMNAVKTTGGLRERLFNAAYNAKMQAIANGKNPSPMWDRLVFNKIREKLGGRVRMMTSGASPLSADVMDFLRICFGGQVFEGYGMTETACVISCMDEGDNLTGHVGSPNPACEIKLVDVPEMNYTSDDQPYPRGEICVRGPIVFQGYYKDEVQTREVMDEDGWLHTGDIGLWFPGGRLKIIDRKKNIFKLAQGEYIAPEKIENVYAKCKFVSQCFVYGDSLNSCLVAIVSVDQDILKAWATSEGIKYEDLGHLCADRRARAAVLEDMDALGKQAQLRGFEFVKAVTLVLEPFSLENGLLTPTFKIKRPQAKAYFAKAIADMYAEVSKADLSERPL; this is encoded by the exons CGTCTCCGAGCCATCGCTGGCCATCTCCTCGCCTCCAGCGACCGCGATCCGAACGCTCGTCTCATCGCCAATCCAACCGCCGGCGAGTTCGCGCTCG CACAGGGCTACAGTGTTGTTCTTCCTGAGAAGTTGCAAACTGGGAAATGGAATGTGTACAG ATCTGCACAATCACCACTGAAGCTAGTCTCTAGATATCCACAGCATCCTGATATTGGAACACTGCATGACAATTTTGA ACATGCTGTCGAGACTTTTCGAGATTACAGATACTTGGGAACAAGGATTCGTGTGGATGGAACGGTTGGAGA GTACAAATGGATGACCTATGGTGAAGCTGGTACCTCCAGGTCAGCAATAGGATCTGGCCTTGTATATCACGGAATACGCACA GCTGCATGTGTTGGACTCTATTTTATAAATAGACCAGAGTGGATCATTGTGGACCATGCCTGCTCAGCATACTCCTACATATCTGTGCCTCTATATGACACTTTAG GACCAGATGCTGTACAGTATATAGTAAATCATGCATCCATTGAGGTCATTTTTTGTGTACCCCAAACACTGAGCATT CTACTAAGCTTCTTATCTCAGATTCCATCTGTTCGTTTGATAGTG GTTGTTGGTGGTATAGATGAAAAGATGCCATCCGTTGCTTCAAGAACTGGAGTGGAGATTGTTACTTACTCAAAACTACTTAGTGAA GGGCATAGTAACCTGCAGCCATTTTGCCCACCAAAACCTGAAGATGTTGCAACTATTTGCTATACCAGCGGTACTACCGGCACACCCAAG GGAGCTGTACTTACTCATAAAAGCTTAATTGCAAATTCTGTTGGAACTAGCATAAATATCAAGTTCTACCCTTCAGATGT TTATATATCATATCTACCTTTGGCCCACATCTATGAGCGTGTTAACCAAATTTCCTTGGTGTATTTTGGTGTTGCTGTTGGTTTCTACCAGGGG GATAATTTAAAGCTAATGGATGATATGGCAACTCTAAGGCCCACCTTATTTTCTAGTGTTCCTCGATTATACAACAGAATATATGCTGG TGTTATGAATGCTGTGAAGACAACTGGTGGCCTGAGGGAGAGGTTATTCAATGCTGCCTACAATGCCAAGATGCAAGCAATAGCAAATG GAAAGAATCCATCACCAATGTGGGATAGACTAGTATTCAACAAAATAAGAGAAAAGCTTGGAGGTCGTGTACGAATGATGACTTCAGGTGCCTCTCCATTGTCAGCAGATGTAATGGATTTTTTAAGAAT ATGCTTTGGCGGTCAAGTTTTTGAAGGTTATGGGATGACGGAGACAGCTTGTgtcataagttgtatggatgagggTGATAATTTAACTGGTCATGTTGGCTCTCCGAATCCTGCTTGTG AGATCAAGCTTGTTGATGTTCCTGAAATGAACTACACGTCGGATGACCAGCCTTATCCACGTGGAGAAATTTGCGTAAGAGGTCCAATAGTGTTTCAAGGCTATTACAAGGATGAAGTGCAGAC GAGGGAGGTAATGGACGAGGATGGGTGGCTTCATACCGGAGACATAGGATTGTGGTTTCCTGGAGGGCGTTTAAAAATCATAGACAG GAAAAAGAACATTTTTAAGCTGGCCCAAGGCGAGTACATAGCTCCTGAAAAGATAGAGAACGTATATGCCAAGTGCAAGTTTGTTTCCCAGTGCTTTGTTTATG GCGATAGCTTAAACTCCTGTCTAGTTGCAATAGTTTCAGTTGATCAAGACATATTGAAGGCTTGGGCTACATCTGAAGGAATAAAG TATGAAGATTTAGGACATCTTTGTGCTGATCGACGGGCAAGGGCTGCAGTCCTTGAAGATATGGATGCTCTAGGAAAGCAGGCTCAG CTGCGGGGTTTTGAATTTGTGAAAGCTGTCACCTTAGTTCTGGAACCATTTTCATTAGAAAATGGTCTACTCACCCCAACATTCAAG ATCAAGAGACCTCAAGCCAAGGCATATTTTGCAAAGGCAATAGCTGACATGTACGCTGAGGTATCAAAAGCTGATCTATCCGAGAGACCATTGTGA